The proteins below come from a single Balaenoptera musculus isolate JJ_BM4_2016_0621 chromosome 1, mBalMus1.pri.v3, whole genome shotgun sequence genomic window:
- the TNFSF18 gene encoding tumor necrosis factor ligand superfamily member 18 — protein MCSSLVNVCFPQLSFLQRMNLSHLENMPLGHSSPQRAQRPSWKKWLLYSTTVILLLLCSFSTLIFTCLPLKTVNGPCIAKFGPLPSKWQMPSPEPSCVNKTADWRLKILQNGLYLIYGQVAPNTAYKGRAPFEVLLRKNEDPIQALTNNSTIQNVGGAYEFHAGDVIDLIFNAEHQVLKNNTYWGIFLLANPQFIS, from the exons ATGTGCTCATCACTTGTGAATGTTTGCTTTCCACAGCTCTCATTCCTGCAAAGAATGAATTTGAGCCACCTGGAGAATATGCCTTTAGGCCATTCAAGTCCTCAAAGAGCACAGAGAccatcctggaagaaatggctACTCTACTCAACAACAGTTATTTTGCTATTACTTTGCTCCTTCAGTACACTAATCTTTACTTGTCTTCCACTCAAG ACTGTCAATGGGCCCTGTATTGCAAAGTTTG GACCATTACCTTCAAAATGGCAAATGCCCTCTCCTGAGCCTTCTTGTGTGAATAAGACAGCTGATTGGAGGCTGAAAATACTTCAGAATGGTTTGTATTTAATTTACGGCCAAGTGGCTCCCAATACAGCCTACAAGGGGCGAGCTCCTTTTGAGGTGCTGCTACGTAAGAATGAAGACCCCATACAAGCTCTAACGAACAACTCTACAATCCAGAACGTAGGAGGGGCTTATGAATTCCATGCTGGAGATGTAATAGACTTGATATTCAACGCTGAACATCAGGttctaaaaaataacacataCTGGGGGATCTTTTTGCTAGCAAATCCCCAGTTCATCTCCTAG